The DNA window TTATGGTTGTCATGCCGGACTCCATGATATTGTTTTTTGGGGCAGGTTAGCGTCCTTGGCCCTTGTTTGGCAAGAAATGGTTACAATTTGCTGTAGTTAATAGTTGTGATAGCGAAAATATCGTGCTTTTTCATGGGGACGCGCCGTAGCGCATGTCGGCCGTAAGAATGCTGCGGCTATCCGCTCAAGCCGATTTTCCTGGAGATGGGTGAATGAATTTGGGTTCCGGACAGGTCCACGCGGCGTTGCCGATGGTTGGTATATTTATGACAAGGCACGGTTACGTGCTGTCGGAGATGTGATGATCAAGATTGCGTATGTTGTTGGCGGATTGCCCTTTGGTGGCGTTGAAAATTGGCTTTTCGACGTGGCCTTGAGAATGAAAAATTCAAAGACCTATTTATGTAAAATCTTCAACGTTTCCGGAACAGGCTTGAAATTGCCTGAATTTTACGCTGCCGGTCTGGATGTGATAAATATTGACAAGAACAATTCCGCAGCATCTTCACATCGGCTTGATACCGCATTTGTGCTCAGAAAAGAACTGAAGAAGTATTCATCAGATATTATTCATACCATGCATAATAGCGGTGATTATTTTGGTAGAATTTCATCTGTAGGTATGTCGAAGGCTGTTTTGACGCATATACATAATGCAAAAAAATAAAAAATTCAGTCAAAGAATATTAAATAAATTTTATTGTGTTTACAAATTCGTTTATATATGTTTCTCGTCATAATATTTTTAAAATAAAAAAATTGTTCTACATAATGGAATAGACACGTCTCGCCTTAATTTTGAGCCGCATGACTTGCATGCGATGTATGGACTAAGTGGAAAATCATAATTGGTATTGGAAGATATGTTGAGCAAAAGAATTTTGAAGGCCTTATTGGGGCTCTGAAGATTCTTGTTGATTCCGGAAAAGACGTTTCCCTGGTTCTGGTTGGTGAAGGGAGCAAGCGCGATCTTTACGAATCAATGATTTCAGACATGGGATTGGAGGGGCGGGTTGTCCTGACCGGATACAGAACGGATGTGGGGGCATTTTTACGCGGGTCGGATATTCTTGCCATGCCGTCTCTCTTTGAAGGTTTCGGGAATGTGCATCTTGAGGCAATGTATTGCGGAATTCCTGCCGTCGTTTCTCGAGTAGTACCTTCCCTTGAAGTGTGTTCAGAAGCGTCGCTAGTCTGCGATTTTTCTGCGGAAAGCATCGCATCTCAGCTTTCTGTCTTGCTTGACGATCCTGAGTTGCACCAGAAGTTGGCGGATGCGGGGCGCAGGATTGTGGACGAATATACGATTGAACGTTGCATGGATCGGCTTTTTTCCATCTATGCCAAAACGCTTCGTGAATATCAGGCCTGAGTCTTGCGCTGGGCCAGCATCTCCCCCAATCCCGAATCGCGACGCGCCGGATTTTGTACTGCGTCTTTTACTTGTCGCGGGGTTCCGAGTAGGGTGAAGCGTTTTTTGGCCCGGGTCAGGGCGGTGTAGAGGAGTTCGCGGCCCAGAACCTGGCAGGGCTCTTCGGGCAGGACCAGCACGGTATGCCCGAATTCCGAACCCTGGCTCTTGTGCACGGTCATGGCGTAACAGGTCTCGTGCCGGGGCAGGCGGGCCGGGGAGAAGGATGTAAAGCCTTCCGCGCCGGGAAAGAAGATCCGCAGCTGTCCGTCCACGGACAGGGCGATGCCGACATCCCCGTTGAACAGGCCCAGATTGTAATCGTTTTCGAGAATCATGACTGGCCGGCCCGGGTACCAGGCTTCGAAGGCCTGACCCACCAGGATCTGGCCAGCCAGACGATTGAGGGCCTCGGTCCCGCGCGGCCCTTTGCGGATCG is part of the Desulfomicrobium apsheronum genome and encodes:
- a CDS encoding glycosyltransferase; this translates as MGIGRYVEQKNFEGLIGALKILVDSGKDVSLVLVGEGSKRDLYESMISDMGLEGRVVLTGYRTDVGAFLRGSDILAMPSLFEGFGNVHLEAMYCGIPAVVSRVVPSLEVCSEASLVCDFSAESIASQLSVLLDDPELHQKLADAGRRIVDEYTIERCMDRLFSIYAKTLREYQA